In a single window of the Leptodactylus fuscus isolate aLepFus1 unplaced genomic scaffold, aLepFus1.hap2 HAP2_SCAFFOLD_920, whole genome shotgun sequence genome:
- the LOC142188994 gene encoding solute carrier family 2, facilitated glucose transporter member 4-like yields MITCALLMTTAMVLQDSMPAISALSMAAIFGFVAFFEIGPGPIPWFIVAELFSQGPRPAAMAIAGCTNWTSNFLIGMGFPYVADLCGPYVFLLFALLLLGFLIFTYFRVPETRGRSFDEISHAFRRNPSLLEQEVKASTELDSLGGGEEM; encoded by the exons ATGATCACGTGTGCGCTACTGATGACAACGGCCATGGTGTTACAG GACTCTATGCCGGCCATCAGCGCCCTCAgcatggcagccatttttggatTTGTGGCATTTTTCGAGATCGGTCCAGGACCAATTCCCTGGTTTATTGTGGCTGAACTCTTCAGTCAGGGACCACGGCCCGCGGCTATGGCCATCGCAGGCTGCACCAACTGGACCTCCAACTTCCTCATAGGGATGGGCTTTCCATATGTGGCG GACCTGTGTGGCCCCTACGTCTTTTTGCTCTTCGCTTTGCTCCTCTTGGGATTCCTCATCTTCACATATTTCCGTGTGCCAGAGACTCGGGGAAGGTCCTTTGATGAAATCTCTCACGCGTTCCGCAGAAACCCCTCTCTGCTGGAGCAAGAAGTGAAGGCCAGCACAGAGCTAGACAGCCTGGGCGGGGGAGAGGAGATGTGA